A window of Pusillimonas sp. T7-7 contains these coding sequences:
- a CDS encoding indolepyruvate ferredoxin oxidoreductase family protein: MNAPLNQAALSTLAAVTLDDKYTLERGRAYMSGTQALVRLPMLQQARDQRAGLNTAGFISGYRGSPLGALDQALWKAKQHLKDHDIVFQPGLNEDLAATSIWGTQQVTLYPDATHDGVFGMWYGKGPGVDRSMDVFKHANSAGTSKHGGVLVLAGDDHGAKSSTVAHQSEHDLISAGIPVLYPANVQEYLDYGLHGWAMSRYSGLWVAMKCVTEVVESTASVDIDPDRTRIVIPDDFTLPPEGLSIRWPDPPLVQEARLMDYKWYAALAYTRANKLNRIVIDSPRPRFGIMAAGKAYLDTRQALADLGLDEATCAQTGIRLMKVGCVWPLNAQDAREFATGLEEILVVEEKRQILEYALKEELYNWRDDVRPRVYGKFDEKDNAGGEWSVPRGQWLLPARGELSPALIARAIARRLEKADMPVEVRARIAARIAIIDAKEREMADTQTSTDRKPWFCSGCPHNTSTRVPEGSRALAGIGCHYMTIWMDRNTETFSHMGGEGAAWIGQKSFTREKHVFVNLGDGTYFHSGILAIRAAIAANANITYKILYNDAVAMTGGQPVDGVLKVTDVIAQVHAEGARKVVVVTDEPEKYKGVALVGNPPVYHRDELDRVQRELREIEGTTVLIYDQTCATEKRRRRKRGAYPDPARRVFINDEVCEGCGDCSVKSNCLSVEPVNTAKGSKRKINQSSCNKDFSCLNGFCPSFITAEGAQVKKPQPSSSATAGQVQDTPLPLPATPTIQGSYGILITGIGGTGVVTIGGLLGMAAHLEQKGVTVLDMAGLAQKGGAVLSHVQIANEPDDIHATRIATGEASLIIGCDAIVTTSADVLSRAQKEVSCAVVNKANVPTADIIKNASWQYPEGALESELTASIGSHCDFLDANMLAVQLMGDAIYANPLLLGYAWQKGWVPLSHESLTRAIELNGVMVEKNLAAFEWGRAAAHLGPQAIMPAQAPARVLALPESLDNIIERNVRWLADYQNAAYADRYLEALDKIRVREAALPTVKGMRLSHAVARNLAKLMAYKDEYEVARLYVDPAFTDKLRAQFEGEPGKDYQLHFHLAPPLLAKKNDRGELIKKKYGPWVMSAFKLLARMKGLRGTAFDVFGKTQERRQERQLIDDYFQLIDEFSSSLTDQNLAVAMELARLPEDIRGFGHVKEKNLLQAQTRRLQLLEGYRQGGALSKVA, from the coding sequence ATGAACGCCCCCTTGAATCAGGCCGCGTTATCAACACTTGCCGCTGTAACGCTAGACGATAAGTACACATTGGAGCGCGGCCGCGCCTACATGAGCGGCACCCAGGCACTGGTGCGCTTGCCCATGCTCCAGCAAGCACGGGATCAGCGTGCGGGTCTGAATACCGCAGGCTTCATTTCAGGCTATCGCGGCTCGCCCCTGGGTGCGCTAGACCAAGCTTTATGGAAAGCCAAGCAGCATCTGAAAGACCACGACATCGTCTTTCAGCCCGGGCTGAATGAAGACTTGGCTGCCACGTCAATATGGGGAACGCAGCAAGTCACACTCTATCCCGATGCCACGCACGACGGCGTTTTTGGCATGTGGTATGGCAAGGGCCCCGGGGTGGATCGCTCGATGGACGTGTTCAAGCACGCCAATTCGGCGGGTACATCCAAACATGGCGGCGTGCTGGTCCTGGCAGGCGACGATCACGGCGCCAAATCGTCCACGGTGGCGCACCAGTCTGAACACGATCTGATCTCGGCGGGCATACCCGTGCTGTATCCCGCCAATGTCCAGGAATACCTGGACTACGGCCTGCACGGCTGGGCCATGAGCCGGTATTCGGGCCTATGGGTCGCCATGAAGTGCGTGACCGAGGTCGTCGAGTCAACCGCGTCGGTCGATATCGATCCTGATCGCACCCGCATCGTCATCCCCGACGATTTCACACTGCCCCCCGAGGGTTTGAGCATACGCTGGCCTGATCCTCCGCTGGTGCAGGAAGCGCGCCTGATGGACTATAAGTGGTATGCGGCCCTGGCCTATACGCGCGCCAACAAGCTGAACCGCATAGTCATTGACTCGCCCCGCCCGCGCTTTGGCATCATGGCCGCCGGCAAGGCTTACCTGGACACCCGCCAGGCGCTGGCCGATCTGGGGCTGGACGAAGCCACCTGTGCACAGACCGGCATTCGTCTTATGAAGGTCGGGTGTGTCTGGCCCTTGAACGCACAGGATGCGCGCGAATTCGCCACAGGGCTGGAAGAGATTCTGGTCGTTGAAGAAAAGCGCCAGATACTTGAATACGCGCTCAAGGAAGAACTCTACAACTGGCGTGACGATGTACGCCCCAGGGTTTATGGCAAGTTCGACGAAAAAGACAATGCCGGCGGTGAATGGTCGGTGCCGCGTGGGCAGTGGTTGCTGCCGGCCCGCGGCGAACTTTCCCCGGCCCTGATCGCTCGCGCGATTGCCCGGCGGCTGGAAAAAGCCGACATGCCTGTCGAAGTGCGTGCCCGCATCGCCGCGCGTATCGCCATTATCGACGCAAAAGAGCGGGAAATGGCCGATACCCAGACCTCGACAGACCGCAAGCCGTGGTTCTGCTCAGGTTGCCCGCACAACACATCGACCCGGGTGCCCGAAGGATCGCGCGCGCTGGCCGGTATAGGTTGCCACTACATGACGATCTGGATGGATCGCAACACCGAAACCTTCAGCCACATGGGTGGCGAAGGCGCGGCATGGATAGGTCAAAAATCGTTTACCCGTGAAAAGCATGTATTCGTCAATCTGGGCGACGGCACTTATTTTCATTCGGGCATACTGGCCATCAGGGCAGCGATTGCCGCCAATGCCAATATTACCTACAAGATCCTCTACAACGACGCCGTCGCCATGACCGGCGGCCAGCCTGTGGATGGCGTGCTTAAAGTCACTGACGTCATCGCCCAGGTGCATGCTGAAGGCGCACGCAAAGTCGTGGTCGTCACTGACGAACCCGAAAAATACAAAGGCGTTGCGCTGGTGGGCAATCCACCCGTTTACCATCGCGACGAACTCGATCGCGTCCAACGTGAACTGCGCGAGATCGAAGGCACCACGGTGCTGATTTACGATCAGACCTGTGCCACCGAAAAGCGTCGGCGCCGCAAACGAGGCGCCTACCCCGACCCGGCTCGCCGCGTTTTTATCAATGACGAGGTCTGTGAAGGCTGTGGCGATTGCTCGGTCAAGTCCAACTGCCTTTCTGTCGAGCCCGTCAATACGGCGAAGGGCAGCAAGCGCAAGATCAACCAATCATCGTGCAATAAAGATTTTTCCTGCCTGAATGGCTTCTGCCCCAGCTTCATTACTGCCGAAGGCGCGCAAGTGAAGAAGCCCCAGCCTTCGTCGTCTGCGACAGCGGGCCAAGTGCAAGATACGCCTCTGCCACTGCCGGCGACGCCAACCATACAGGGCAGCTACGGCATATTGATTACCGGCATAGGCGGCACTGGTGTGGTCACCATAGGCGGGTTGCTGGGCATGGCGGCACACTTGGAGCAAAAGGGCGTCACCGTGCTCGACATGGCAGGCCTGGCTCAGAAAGGCGGCGCGGTACTCAGCCACGTACAGATCGCGAACGAGCCCGATGACATCCACGCCACACGCATAGCCACTGGCGAGGCTTCGCTGATCATAGGCTGTGATGCCATAGTAACGACGTCGGCCGATGTGCTTTCCCGGGCGCAAAAAGAGGTGAGCTGCGCTGTGGTCAACAAGGCGAATGTACCCACTGCGGATATTATCAAGAATGCAAGCTGGCAATACCCTGAAGGCGCCCTGGAGAGCGAGCTGACAGCGTCCATAGGGTCTCATTGCGACTTCCTGGACGCCAACATGCTGGCCGTCCAGCTTATGGGTGATGCCATCTACGCCAACCCTTTGCTGCTGGGTTATGCCTGGCAGAAAGGCTGGGTGCCGCTCTCGCACGAAAGCCTGACCCGCGCCATAGAACTGAATGGCGTCATGGTCGAAAAGAACCTGGCCGCATTCGAGTGGGGGCGCGCTGCAGCTCATTTGGGCCCGCAGGCAATTATGCCGGCACAAGCGCCGGCTCGGGTTCTTGCCCTGCCCGAATCGCTGGACAACATCATCGAACGCAATGTGCGCTGGCTCGCCGATTATCAGAATGCCGCCTATGCCGATCGATACCTCGAGGCGCTAGACAAAATACGCGTACGCGAAGCGGCCCTGCCCACTGTAAAAGGTATGCGCCTGAGCCATGCAGTGGCCCGGAACCTGGCCAAGCTCATGGCTTATAAGGATGAGTACGAAGTGGCACGGCTGTATGTCGACCCTGCTTTCACCGACAAGTTGCGGGCACAATTCGAAGGCGAACCTGGCAAGGACTACCAACTGCACTTTCACTTGGCGCCCCCTTTGCTGGCCAAAAAGAATGATCGGGGTGAGCTCATCAAGAAAAAATACGGGCCTTGGGTCATGTCGGCCTTCAAGCTGCTCGCGCGCATGAAAGGCTTGCGCGGCACCGCGTTTGACGTATTCGGCAAAACCCAGGAAAGACGCCAGGAACGCCAGCTGATCGACGACTATTTTCAGCTGATCGATGAGTTTTCCAGCAGCCTGACCGACCAGAATCTGGCTGTGGCCATGGAATTGGCCAGGCTGCCCGAAGACATCCGGGGTTTTGGCCACGTCAAGGAAAAAAACCTGCTGCAGGCGCAGACGCGGCGCTTGCAGTTGCTGGAAGGCTATAGGCAAGGGGGCGCGCTGAGCAAGGTAGCTTAG
- a CDS encoding ABC transporter ATP-binding protein: MNLLEVRQLSKHFGGNTAVDQVSFTLNPGELLALIGPNGAGKSTTFNMVGGQLPASGGAVLLDGQQLLGLSSRSIAHLGVGRTFQIAATFASLTVLENVQMALLAHHRRVFSFWRPAAALYRDEALQLLGLVSMQDQADRPCSELAYGDVKRVELAMSLAGNPRVLLMDEPTAGMAPAERHALVGLVKQLVVQRKLAVLFTEHSMDVVFSYADRVIVLARGKLIAEGSVEQVRQHPKVQEVYFGTGKTMQTDTLQETAL, encoded by the coding sequence ATGAACTTGCTTGAAGTCAGGCAGCTCAGCAAGCACTTCGGTGGAAACACCGCGGTCGATCAAGTCAGCTTTACGCTGAACCCGGGTGAGCTGCTGGCATTGATCGGGCCCAATGGCGCGGGCAAATCGACTACGTTCAATATGGTGGGCGGGCAGCTGCCGGCGTCGGGGGGGGCTGTATTGCTCGATGGCCAGCAGCTGCTGGGCCTGAGCTCCAGAAGCATTGCGCACCTGGGGGTAGGGCGCACCTTCCAGATTGCCGCCACGTTTGCATCATTAACCGTGCTGGAAAATGTGCAGATGGCCTTGCTGGCTCATCACCGTCGCGTGTTTTCTTTCTGGCGTCCGGCAGCCGCCCTGTACCGGGACGAGGCTTTACAGTTGCTGGGCCTGGTCAGCATGCAGGATCAGGCAGACCGCCCATGCAGCGAGCTGGCTTATGGCGATGTGAAGCGTGTGGAGCTGGCCATGAGCCTGGCGGGCAACCCACGGGTGCTGCTTATGGATGAGCCGACCGCCGGCATGGCGCCGGCCGAGCGCCATGCCCTGGTGGGGCTGGTCAAACAGCTGGTCGTGCAGCGCAAGCTTGCCGTGCTGTTTACCGAGCACAGCATGGATGTGGTGTTTTCCTATGCGGATCGCGTCATTGTGCTGGCACGTGGAAAGCTGATTGCTGAAGGCAGTGTAGAGCAAGTGCGCCAACACCCCAAAGTGCAGGAAGTTTATTTTGGTACAGGTAAAACCATGCAGACAGACACCTTGCAAGAGACAGCCTTATGA
- a CDS encoding ABC transporter ATP-binding protein: MSLGKNGNAPVLSVSGLHAWYGAAHILHDISLEVGRGEVVGLMGRNGAGKSTTLKAIMGLLVRRQGGIRFMGQELGKRQPYEIARLGLGYVPEERRIFTELTVRENLLTGQQASRAWPDGTPGLNWTFESVFDLFPPLAQMQQRQAGAMSGGEQQMLAVARTLMGNPYCLLLDEPSEGVAPLIVEQMAEMILALKARGASVLLSEQNIHFAQLVSDRAYVLEKGVIRYSGTMQELAGNEAVRREHLAL; the protein is encoded by the coding sequence ATGAGCCTGGGAAAGAACGGCAATGCTCCGGTACTGTCGGTTTCGGGCCTGCATGCCTGGTATGGCGCGGCACATATCTTGCACGATATCAGCCTGGAAGTAGGGCGGGGTGAAGTGGTCGGCCTGATGGGCCGTAATGGCGCTGGCAAGTCCACGACACTCAAAGCCATTATGGGACTGCTTGTTCGGCGCCAGGGCGGCATACGCTTTATGGGCCAGGAACTGGGTAAGCGGCAACCCTATGAAATAGCGCGTCTTGGACTGGGCTACGTGCCCGAAGAAAGACGCATCTTTACCGAGTTGACGGTTCGGGAAAACCTGCTCACCGGCCAGCAGGCCAGCAGGGCCTGGCCCGATGGTACGCCGGGGCTGAACTGGACGTTCGAATCGGTGTTTGACTTGTTCCCGCCGTTGGCCCAGATGCAGCAACGCCAGGCCGGAGCCATGAGTGGCGGCGAGCAGCAGATGCTGGCTGTTGCGCGTACTTTGATGGGTAACCCATACTGCCTCTTGCTCGATGAACCCTCCGAGGGTGTTGCGCCCCTGATCGTCGAGCAAATGGCCGAGATGATTCTGGCACTGAAGGCGCGCGGAGCAAGCGTGCTGCTGTCCGAGCAAAACATTCATTTTGCCCAGTTGGTGTCCGACCGTGCCTACGTGCTGGAAAAAGGCGTGATTCGTTATAGCGGAACCATGCAGGAACTGGCCGGCAACGAGGCTGTACGCCGGGAGCATCTGGCCCTATAG
- a CDS encoding phospholipase A: MAQLIRHSRTFILCLLLLSTIFLASTASAGITYTLKQSHAVPGETVNIQAVLFNDTDTAMTWTSPKNLVLQWRNENGQTIRSLAYLEGAAAAINVPVNNFIKLSWRAVVPTEAQGLQAINIEGESTLLALDTNPREHSLIAGTPAAVPVIDAGAASNGSRIDPPLPKNVVAATGASVEQGPSVSSTRQLASHSSSAFDNFRSAISAYEPIYFDFGTKHGNNARYQVSFKYRLFTPNDPANPDFIDNLYLGYTQTALWDLESDSYPFVDTSFKPSLFWHKDALWQSPEKNWFVGLATGVQHESNGKSDEDSRSVNYGYIQPELNYRFDGGSTLTFAPRIKGYFGGGDHNPDYRDYAGNVDWQLRYAQDNGLVLTGLYRQGHDSHYTTQIEAAWPLKRTFLNMNGYLHVQYFKGYGETLLGYNHKSDGQVRVGIALVP; encoded by the coding sequence ATGGCACAACTAATCCGTCACTCACGCACTTTCATTCTCTGCCTTCTACTGCTCAGCACGATTTTCCTGGCCTCTACGGCCTCAGCCGGCATCACCTATACATTGAAGCAATCTCATGCCGTTCCGGGCGAAACCGTCAATATCCAAGCGGTGCTGTTCAACGACACCGACACCGCCATGACGTGGACGTCGCCCAAGAACCTGGTTTTGCAGTGGCGCAATGAAAATGGCCAGACCATACGCAGCCTGGCCTACCTGGAAGGTGCGGCAGCCGCCATCAATGTCCCGGTCAACAATTTCATCAAGCTATCGTGGCGCGCCGTGGTGCCCACCGAAGCGCAAGGTTTGCAGGCAATCAATATAGAAGGCGAATCCACCCTGCTGGCGCTGGACACCAATCCTCGCGAACACAGCCTGATCGCCGGTACACCTGCTGCCGTACCGGTCATTGATGCTGGCGCGGCAAGCAATGGCTCCCGAATCGACCCGCCGCTGCCCAAGAATGTAGTGGCTGCAACCGGTGCGTCCGTCGAGCAAGGCCCATCCGTCAGCTCTACACGCCAGTTGGCCTCGCACTCGTCATCGGCATTCGATAATTTCCGCAGCGCCATTTCCGCTTACGAACCCATTTACTTTGACTTCGGTACCAAGCACGGCAATAACGCCCGCTACCAAGTCAGCTTCAAGTACCGTTTGTTTACACCCAATGATCCTGCAAACCCCGACTTTATCGACAATCTTTATCTTGGCTACACCCAAACAGCCCTGTGGGATCTTGAGTCGGATTCCTATCCCTTTGTTGACACGTCGTTCAAACCCAGCCTGTTCTGGCACAAAGACGCCTTGTGGCAATCGCCTGAAAAAAACTGGTTTGTGGGGCTGGCCACCGGTGTTCAGCATGAATCAAACGGCAAAAGCGATGAAGATTCGCGCTCTGTGAACTACGGCTATATTCAGCCCGAACTGAACTACCGCTTTGATGGCGGCAGCACGCTGACATTCGCTCCGCGCATCAAGGGCTATTTTGGCGGGGGTGACCATAACCCCGACTATCGAGACTACGCGGGCAATGTCGACTGGCAGCTGCGCTATGCACAAGATAACGGTCTGGTACTGACCGGCTTGTACCGCCAGGGCCACGACAGTCATTACACGACTCAGATCGAGGCCGCGTGGCCTTTGAAACGCACATTTCTGAACATGAATGGCTATCTGCATGTACAGTATTTCAAGGGTTACGGCGAAACCTTGCTGGGCTACAACCACAAGAGCGATGGCCAGGTGCGTGTAGGGATTGCGCTGGTGCCTTAG